The Capra hircus breed San Clemente chromosome 12, ASM170441v1, whole genome shotgun sequence region ccacagtgaaggacaaggtCATCACGGAAAACAAGTCCAGTCATTGCAAAGGTGACAGACTTCAAAGTAAACCCTTCCATTTCCCTTCTGCCTCCGTCTTCCCCATTCACCCAGATGCTCAGTCTCCACACCCAGAGACCAGCATCGACTCCTCGCTCCTCCCTCAGATCCCACGTTGAATCCATCGCTTGGCTCCACTTCCTCATTTCCCccaaatccaaccatctcaccattTCCACAGCAGGCACCTTAGACTCAGCCAAGGGAAGTCAAAACCGTGAGAGGGAGGGAACACTTCATTTGGAGAATTGAAGACCATCAATGTGGTTTTAGCTGTGAAGGAAGAAGGGAGTAGAGTGGGGGAAAAACTAAAAAGGTGGAGAGGGACCAGAGTGTGAATTGCTTTCTTAAACCACGTTAAAGATTTGTTCAAAGACACTGACCAATCGAGAAAAACTTGAGATTATAGAAATTTGCCAGgagataggcttccctggtggctcagatggtaaagaatctgcctgcaatgagagagacccaggttcagtctatgggttgggaagatcccttggagaagggaatggcaacccactccagtattcttgcctggacaatcccatggagagaggagcctggtgggctacagttcatggggttgcaaagagtcggacatgactgagcaagtaacacacacaAGTAAGTAAAGCATTAAAAAAGTTGAACATATTTTGATAACAGCAACAAAGCCGATTGGTTCAAGGGATACAGATGTTCACATCTATGGATCGGGTGCTGAGGAATAAGACTTAGAAATGACCAGAGGACATGCTTTCCAAATTCTGTCTTTCCTCGCTGTTTCCCTAACCAATCACACATTTCAAGGTGACAGTATTTGTAAGaattagataataaaaataatctgctGCAATTAATGCTGGAATaacaaaacccaaaaataaagctgCAGGGaacatttaggaaaaaagaatttatttgaacCGATGCCTAACTGAGCTGGAGATCAAGCCATCTTTCTGTTGCTGCCTCTAAAGCCTGATAAAGGGTTTGAAACAGGTAAATTTTATAGCATCATTTATTTGTTATGGAAGAAAGATGCTTTGGGGTCAGTCTTCAAAATATACAGTGCTAAGAGGTAAGAACAACAAAGCAACaaggaaaaagtagaaatgaaaggCTACTTTTCCAATTAGCATTCAAGAACACAAAATGAGGGTCCAGGAATACCGGGTGCTAAAAAACATTTCTGGAATTTGAGCTACTGTCCTGTAGTCTTGGAATTTAACCCAGTCCCTCTTGAAAGTTTTCAGGTGGAGTCAGCTTCCTACTGAGTTGCTCTAGTCCAGACAACTGGCTACACTGCTGGAGCCTAGAGCATTCCTTTGGTTGGCGATGCCCCACTTCTCTCACTGGACTCCTTGGAGCTCACTGCTCTCTATGTCCATCTTGGTGAGTGAGGCTACAGGCACTGTTTCAGTGCTGACAGCCTGATATCTACTCAATGTTCCCACTGATGATCCATCTGACAATGCATGTGAAGTGGGGGAAGGGAGTGATATTTTAGAAACTGtccaagaaatcaaaagagacagTTCCATTATCATAAGGCATAAGGAAGTTTGGATGTTACTGTTTATTATTGATTATTACCTATTTTGTGTGGACCATCAAAATACTTAAATATATCTTGCATTCTTTTGggactgacttcccttgtggctcagacagtaaagaatatgtctgcaatgcagaagacctgggttcaatccttgagtcgggaagattccctgcagaagggaatggctacccactgtagtattcttgcttggagaatcccatggacagaggagcctggcaggctacagtccatggcgtcacaaagagtcggacatgactgagtgacaaacacattCTTTTGAGATTATATGCAGCCAAAGGTTTTCCTTTGAGCCATGGTTTCTATATCATTTTGTAAAGCCACATTCTAAGATTTACTGAAACTCAGCGAGCAGCAGAGGGAACCAACAAAGAGAAGATGAAAAGAGATAAGGaatagagggaggaaggaaaggaagataaGGAAGGAAATGTTAAATTACTGAGAGGAAAGAGCCAACCAAAGCTGGAGGGAAGATACTGGAAAGATGTCCAGAGACCAAAGCTTGGAGCCTACTGCATGTACAGTGCCTGGATACTACGCAAGAGACTTGTTGGTTGTTTATCTACAGTCTCTCAGCCttgatttgcctttctttctAAACTCTCACCTGTGATGCACAGGTTGGATCCTTGCAAGTCACATTTCAGAGGCTCTTTGGCAAGCTGGCCTTTTTTAAGGTTCTGCGAGTAAGTGGGCACTAGAGGGAGACTGACAGTGGGACAGAGCTAATGTTCTATCTGACTTGCTGTTCCTGCAGCGTCGCCTCAGCAGTGGGACctgactccagctcccagcttttATTAGCACATGGAGAAATAGCCCCATCCTGCTTCCTCACCACATACGACCAGCAACTGGGCCTCTCCTTGGAGGTTTCAGCACCAACTGTAGGGCCTCTCTTCTGAGTTCTTAGGTCTGGAGATCTGTCCTAGGACATGGTAGCTGCTTCCTAAAATCATTACCCCagtgtttcctttcattttcctagCCTCCTATTCTTATGTAACAAATTTCCTATATTAAATCCTTGCAGCTGAAATACTGTTTTTCTCACGAGGCCTTTTCTTCTCATGGACTCTCTTCTGACACCAAGTGCTGAAAAATTCTGCAACCTTAGCTAACAACCTCCTGGCAATCTAAATGAAAGGTTAATATTTTGATTAAGAGAATTGAAAAATACTGAAACAACTGTGACACAGTGAAAATGACTGTGTTCTAGCCTCTTGAAATATGAAACtacaatttggccttggaatattttcatggctggatatcttaaaaataaaaattcaaatatgagaatattatataaaatataaggtTATTGGATATATTATTTAATAGCACATTTTGAAAGTAAAGTTCATTGCTCGAGTTATTTGCAGGAATGAGAAGAGAAACCAAGAGAAAATTACTGGAGGTTTCTATCAAGTTTTAAAAAGACGGATCAGTGTTAAATTGAATATAAGTGAAAAAAACGGAAATAGTGAGGGACTTACCAGTATCCGTTCACAGTCAATAATGGTGCTCAACCTGTGTGTGATGGTTAGCACAGTGCACTGGGTAAATttctcatgaatttttttttgtattaactcATCAGTTCTGAAATCAGAGAAGTTGGTATACTTCAGTTTAAGACAGGAGAGGCAGACTAAAGAGTtaacaattaaaaatcaatactttAACATATAATCTTGTTCCTAATAAACTAAGTATAAAACGTCTATTTAGAAATttactattttccataaagtgatggaaaatAGCCTTCCCTTGAAACTGTTTAAAACTATCTGGATTGAAACTAGCTGGATTCCTAAATCTAGCTCTTTTAGGCTGCCTCACAACAATATTAATAGCATATAACtgtcttggtttctttctttgttttcctttgtttgtgattattattattaaaagacATCTGTGGGCCAAAGAGAGCACAGAAACATTTCTCAGCATCACTAAATGTTTTCCATTTATCACATTTACAATTTGGATTCCAGGTTTCATGGACCTCAACTCCATACCCTGGATCCACATTGGATGTGGCTTTGTCAAGAATCAATATCTGATTTTTCCTGAGAACAGTCCTGGCAAGGCACACTAGTTGTCTCTGTCCAACACTCAAGTTCAATCCTGATTCTGCTAATTCAGTATCCAATCCAATAGGAAGAGCTTTGATGGCTTCTTTAAGTTGTACCTGTGGATACAGAAAGAAcaacatttcaaaaacaaactggTGCACAAATAGAAAAGCCTCTTAGACATTAGAGCTTTGAAGTCCTCATGACTTCTTATGTATCTTATATGTACAGTCACGTGATGGGAAAAGCTGTTTCCAATTAGTGTTCACTgagatccagataatcatgatggtgtgattactcatctagagccagacatcctggaatgtgaagttaagtgggttagaaagcatcactataaacaaagctagtgaaggtgctGGAATttctattgagctatttcaaatcctgaaagatgatgctgtgaaactgttacactcaatatgccagcaaatttggaaaactcagcagtggccacaggactagaaaaggtcagttttcactccaatcccaaagaaaggcaatgccaaagaatgctcaaactaccacacaattgcactcatctcacatgctagtaaagtacttctcaaaattctccaagccaggcttcagcaatatgtgaactgtgaacttcctgatgttcaagctggttttagaaaaggcagaggaaccagagatcaaattgccaacatccgctggatcatgaaaaaagcaagagagttccagaaaaacatctatttctgttttattgactatgccaaagcctttgactgtgtggatcacaataaactgtggaaaattctgaaagagatgggaataccagaccacctgacctgcctcttgagaaatctacaggcaggtcaggaagcaacacttacaactggacatggaacaacagactggttccaaataggaaaaggagtatgtcaaggctgtatattgtcatcctgcttattcaacttctatgcagagtacgtcatgagaaacgctggactggaaga contains the following coding sequences:
- the LOC108637255 gene encoding multidrug resistance-associated protein 4-like gives rise to the protein MSVALQEPVLFTGTMRKNLDPYNKYSEEELWDVLEEVQLKEAIKALPIGLDTELAESGLNLSVGQRQLVCLARTVLRKNQILILDKATSNVDPGTDELIQKKIHEKFTQCTVLTITHRLSTIIDCERILVLDSGRRKEYTQPYRSLKNTDSLLYKMVQKLGKAEASALTERAKQVRSERK